In a single window of the Cucumis melo cultivar AY chromosome 11, USDA_Cmelo_AY_1.0, whole genome shotgun sequence genome:
- the LOC103498974 gene encoding B-box zinc finger protein 24-like isoform X2 — translation MKIQCDVCEKAPATVICCADEAALCAKCDVEVHAANKLASKHQRLLLQCLSTKLPKCDICQDKAAFIFCVEDRALFCQDCDEPIHSSGSLSANHQRFLATGIRVAMSSSCTKDVDKVKMEPPNPKNPQVPAKVPSQQVPNFTSSWAVDDFLHFSDLESSDKKEQLEFGELEWLAEMGLFGEQVPQEALAAAEVPELPTSHSGNAIACRPTKSSTSYKKPRIEMVDDEEFFTVPDLG, via the exons ATGAAAATTCAGTGTGATGTTTGTGAGAAAGCTCCTGCTACTGTGATTTGTTGTGCGGATGAAGCTGCGCTTTGTGCGAAATGTGATGTTGAAGTTCATGCTGCCAATAAGCTTGCGAGTAAACACCAGAGGCTTCTTCTTCAGTGTCTTTCCACCAAGCTACCTAAATGCGATATATGCCAA GACAAGGCAGCTTTCATTTTCTGTGTTGAAGACAGAGCACTCTTTTGTCAAGATTGTGATGAACCAATTCACTCAAGTGGTAGTCTTTCAGCAAACCACCAGAGGTTCCTAGCCACTGGAATCAGAGTGGCCATGAGCTCAAGCTGCACGAAGGACGTTGACAAGGTCAAGATGGAACCTCCAAATCCAAAGAACCCTCAGGTTCCTGCTAAAGTGCCTTCACAACAAGTTCCTAACTTCACGTCCTCATGGGCTGTTGATGACTTTCTCCACTTCTCTGATCTTGAGTCCTCCGATAAG AAGGAACAACTAGAGTTTGGGGAATTAGAATGGCTAGCAGAAATGGGCCTCTTTGGCGAGCAAGTTCCTCAAGAAGCTTTAGCAGCTGCTGAAGTTCCTGAGCTTCCTACATCACACTCAGGTAATGCAATTGCCTGCAGACCAACGAAGTCAAGCACATCATACAAAAAGCCTAGGATTGAGATGGTCGACGACGAAGAGTTTTTTACGGTTCCTGATCTTGGATGA
- the LOC103498976 gene encoding metal tolerance protein 1-like isoform X1, which yields MHTTQLQMEVQDHGHIIEVCGDVQAVGPSIVGSKICGDAPSCGFSDAKNSSKDAKERSASMRKLCIAVVLCIVFMSVEVVGGIKANSLAILTDAAHLLSDVAAFAISLFSLWASGWEATPRQSYGFFRIEILGALVSIQMIWLLAGILVYEAIVRLINGPGEVKGLLMFAVSTFGLVVNIAMALLLGHEHGHAHSHGHNHGHGEHDHGHGSHEHGEEDHRHRHGISVTMHHHHHDEKGAASDGVEHHHHHHEHKESTTVPLLDSSRKVTKTQKKQRNINVQGAYLHVLGDSIQSIGVMIGGAIIWYRPEYMILDLICTLIFSAIVLCTTIQMLRNILEVLMESTPREVDATKLEKGLCEMEEVVAIHELHIWAITVGKILLACHVIIKPEANADMVLDKVIEYIRREYNISHVTIQIERQ from the exons ATGCACACAACCCAACTccag ATGGAAGTGCAAGATCATGGTCACATAATTGAAGTGTGTGGAGATGTGCAAGCTGTAGGGCCAAGCATTGTGGGAAGTAAAATTTGTGGGGATGCACCTTCTTGCGGATTTTCTGATGCAAAGAACAGCTCGAAAGACGCAAAGGAGCGATCTGCATCCATGCGAAAGCTTTGCATAGCAGTTGTTCTTTGCATCGTTTTTATGAGTGTAGAAGTAGTCGGAGGTATCAAAGCAAACAGTCTTGCAATATTGACTGATGCTGCTCATTTGTTGTCAGATGTTGCTGCTTTTGCTATTTCTTTGTTCTCACTCTGGGCCTCTGGTTGGGAGGCAACTCCACGTCAGTCGTATGGTTTCTTCCGTATTGAAATACTTGGTGCTCTTGTTTCCATTCAGATGATCTGGCTTCTTGCTGGAATTCTTGTTTACGAAGCTATTGTCCGTCTTATCAATGGTCCGGGAGAAGTTAAGGGGTTGCTCATGTTTGCTGTTTCTACATTTGGGTTAGTTGTGAACATAGCCATGGCTCTGCTACTTGGTCATGAACATGGTCATGCCCATTCTCATGGTCACAATCATGGACATGGTGAGCATGACCATGGTCATGGCAGCCACGAACATGGTGAGGAAGATCATAGACATCGTCATGGAATAAGTGTGACCATGCACCACCACCACCATGATGAGAAGGGAGCTGCCAGCGATGGTGTTGAgcaccaccaccaccatcacGAACACAAGGAATCAACAACTGTCCCCTTGCTTGATAGTTCACGAAAGGTTACAAAAACGCAAAAGAAACAACGGAACATAAATGTACAGGGGGCTTATCTTCATGTACTTGGAGATTCCATCCAAAGCATCGGGGTAATGATCGGTGGGGCAATCATATGGTATAGACCAGAATACATGATTCTTGATCTGATATGCACCCTCATTTTCTCTGCGATTGTGTTGTGCACAACAATTCAAATGCTTAGAAATATCCTTGAGGTTTTGATGGAGAGCACGCCTCGGGAGGTGGATGCAACAAAGCTCGAAAAGGGTTTGTGTGAGATGGAGGAGGTAGTTGCAATCCATGAACTGCACATTTGGGCCATAACTGTTGGGAAGATTCTATTGGCATGTCATGTTATAATAAAGCCAGAGGCAAATGCAGACATGGTATTGGACAAAGTCATTGAGTATATTAGAAGAGAGTACAACATCAGCCATGTTACCATTCAGATAGAGCGTCAATAG
- the LOC103498976 gene encoding metal tolerance protein 1-like isoform X2, whose amino-acid sequence MEVQDHGHIIEVCGDVQAVGPSIVGSKICGDAPSCGFSDAKNSSKDAKERSASMRKLCIAVVLCIVFMSVEVVGGIKANSLAILTDAAHLLSDVAAFAISLFSLWASGWEATPRQSYGFFRIEILGALVSIQMIWLLAGILVYEAIVRLINGPGEVKGLLMFAVSTFGLVVNIAMALLLGHEHGHAHSHGHNHGHGEHDHGHGSHEHGEEDHRHRHGISVTMHHHHHDEKGAASDGVEHHHHHHEHKESTTVPLLDSSRKVTKTQKKQRNINVQGAYLHVLGDSIQSIGVMIGGAIIWYRPEYMILDLICTLIFSAIVLCTTIQMLRNILEVLMESTPREVDATKLEKGLCEMEEVVAIHELHIWAITVGKILLACHVIIKPEANADMVLDKVIEYIRREYNISHVTIQIERQ is encoded by the coding sequence ATGGAAGTGCAAGATCATGGTCACATAATTGAAGTGTGTGGAGATGTGCAAGCTGTAGGGCCAAGCATTGTGGGAAGTAAAATTTGTGGGGATGCACCTTCTTGCGGATTTTCTGATGCAAAGAACAGCTCGAAAGACGCAAAGGAGCGATCTGCATCCATGCGAAAGCTTTGCATAGCAGTTGTTCTTTGCATCGTTTTTATGAGTGTAGAAGTAGTCGGAGGTATCAAAGCAAACAGTCTTGCAATATTGACTGATGCTGCTCATTTGTTGTCAGATGTTGCTGCTTTTGCTATTTCTTTGTTCTCACTCTGGGCCTCTGGTTGGGAGGCAACTCCACGTCAGTCGTATGGTTTCTTCCGTATTGAAATACTTGGTGCTCTTGTTTCCATTCAGATGATCTGGCTTCTTGCTGGAATTCTTGTTTACGAAGCTATTGTCCGTCTTATCAATGGTCCGGGAGAAGTTAAGGGGTTGCTCATGTTTGCTGTTTCTACATTTGGGTTAGTTGTGAACATAGCCATGGCTCTGCTACTTGGTCATGAACATGGTCATGCCCATTCTCATGGTCACAATCATGGACATGGTGAGCATGACCATGGTCATGGCAGCCACGAACATGGTGAGGAAGATCATAGACATCGTCATGGAATAAGTGTGACCATGCACCACCACCACCATGATGAGAAGGGAGCTGCCAGCGATGGTGTTGAgcaccaccaccaccatcacGAACACAAGGAATCAACAACTGTCCCCTTGCTTGATAGTTCACGAAAGGTTACAAAAACGCAAAAGAAACAACGGAACATAAATGTACAGGGGGCTTATCTTCATGTACTTGGAGATTCCATCCAAAGCATCGGGGTAATGATCGGTGGGGCAATCATATGGTATAGACCAGAATACATGATTCTTGATCTGATATGCACCCTCATTTTCTCTGCGATTGTGTTGTGCACAACAATTCAAATGCTTAGAAATATCCTTGAGGTTTTGATGGAGAGCACGCCTCGGGAGGTGGATGCAACAAAGCTCGAAAAGGGTTTGTGTGAGATGGAGGAGGTAGTTGCAATCCATGAACTGCACATTTGGGCCATAACTGTTGGGAAGATTCTATTGGCATGTCATGTTATAATAAAGCCAGAGGCAAATGCAGACATGGTATTGGACAAAGTCATTGAGTATATTAGAAGAGAGTACAACATCAGCCATGTTACCATTCAGATAGAGCGTCAATAG
- the LOC103498975 gene encoding receptor-like protein 9DC3 has translation MTLLSILHQVISCSFFLFFLLNSLVNTHRVCDPKESLALLEFKRAFSLIESASNSTCYDAYPKTATWNQTNKDCCSWDGVKCDEEDEGHTIVVGLDLSCSWLSGVLHPNNTLFTLSRLQTLNLSHNLLLSKFSPQFGNFKNLRHLDLSSSYFMGDVPLEISYLSNLVSLDLSSNYLSFSNVVMNQLVHNLTNLRDLALSDVFLLDISPSSFTNLSLSLASLTLSSCGLSGNFPPHIMSLPNLQVLQLENNYELEGQLPMSNWSESLELLNLFSTKFSGEIPYSIGTAKSLRSLNLWSCNFIGGIPNSIGNLTKLSNIDLSNNNFNGKLPNTWNKLQSLSSFVIHKNSFMGQLPNSLFNLTHLSHMTFSSNLFSGPLPTYVASDRLSNLIQLNMKNNSLIGAVPSWLYALPHLNYLDLSDNHFSSFIRDFKSNSLEFLDLSANNLQGGIPESIYKQVNLTYLALGSNNLSGVLNLDMLLRVQSRLVSLDVSYNKQLMVQSTNVSFVNNNLVHIEMGSCTLGKVPYFLRYQKKLEHLDLSNTQIQGGIPKWFSELSALNHLNLSHNSLSSGIEILLTLPNLGDLFLDSNLFKLPFPMLPSSIKQFTASNNRFSGNIHPSICKATNLTFLDLSNNSLSGVIPSCFFNLTSIILLELKRNNFSGSIPIPPPLILVYTASENHFTGEIPSSICHAKFLAVLSLSNNHLSGTIPPCLANLSSLVVLEMKNNHFSGSVPMLFPTGSQLRSLDLNGNEIEGELPPSLLNCENLRVLDLGNNKITGAFPHWLEGASTLRVLILRSNRFYGQINNSMNTNSFPNLRIIDVSRNYFNGTLPSNLFKNMRAMKEVEVGNQKPNSHSLESDILPFYQDSVVVSLKGFDLKLETILLIFKAIDFSSNEFYGEIPESVGMLVSLKGLNFSHNKLTGKIPITLGKLSNLEWLDLSSHELLGRIPPQLVALTFLSVLNVSQNHLSGPIPQGKQFATFESSSFVGNLGLCGFPLPNCDKENAHKSQPQHEESDSLGKGFWWKAVSMGYGCGMVIGIFAGYIVFRIGKPLWIVRMVEGRRTSKKQRSKRRNCWPKKRND, from the exons atgaCATTGTTGTCGATTCTACATCAAGTCATCAGCTGcagtttcttccttttctttcttttgaattCTCTTGTAAACACTCATCGTGTATGCGATCCAAAAGAAAGCCTTGCTTTGTTGGAGTTCAAGAGAGCCTTTTCGTTGATTGAATCTGCATCAAATAGTACTTGCTATGATGCTTATCCAAAGACAGCAACTTGGAACCAAACCAACAAAGATTGTTGTTCATGGGATGGCGTGAAATGCGACGAGGAAGATGAAGGTCATACCATCGTTGTGGGGCTTGATCTTAGTTGCAGTTGGCTTAGTGGAGTTCTTCATCCTAATAACACCCTGTTCACCCTCTCTCGCCTTCAAACTTTGAATCTTTCTCACAACCTTCTTTTATCTAAATTTTCGCCTCAATTTGGAAACTTTAAGAACTTGAGACATTTGGATCTTTCCTCATCTTACTTCATGGGAGATGTTCCATTGGAAATATCATACTTGTCTAACCTTGTTTCTCTTGATCTTTCTAGCAATTATCTAAGTTTTTCAAATGTAGTTATGAATCAGCTTGTCCATAACTTAACTAATCTAAGGGATCTTGCACTTAGTGATGTATTCCTTCTCGATATTTCACCTTCTTCTTTCACgaatctctctctttctctagCCTCTCTTACTCTTTCTTCATGTGGGTTGAGTGGAAATTTTCCACCACATATTATGAGTCTTCCAAATTTGCAAGTGTTGCAACTTGAGAATAACTATGAATTGGAAGGTCAGTTGCCCATGTCTAATTGGAGTGAATCACTTGAACTCTTGAATCTTTTTTCAACTAAATTTTCAGGAGAGATTCCCTATTCCATTGGTACTGCCAAATCCTTGAGATCTTTAAACCTTTGGTCATGCAATTTCATTGGTGGAATTCCAAATTCAATAGGGAACCTTACAAAACTCAGTAACATTGATCTCTCTAACAACAACTTCAATGGTAAACTGCCCAATACATGGAACAAACTTCAAAGCCTATCTAGCTTTGTAATTCATAAGAATTCTTTCATGGGTCAGCTACCCAATTCCCTGTTTAACCTGACACATCTCTCCCACATGACATTTTCCTCTAATTTATTTTCAGGTCCTTTACCCACATATGTTGCTTCAGATAGGCTTTCAAATCTTATTCAACTGAACATGAAAAATAACTCACTCATTGGTGCTGTTCCCTCTTGGCTTTATGCATTACCTCATTTGAATTACTTGGATCTCTCTGATAACCATTTCTCTTCTTTCATTAGGGATTTCAAATCCAACTCGTTGGAGTTTCTTGATTTGAGTGCAAACAACTTGCAAGGTGGAATCCCGGAGTCTATTTATAAGCAAGTAAATCTTACATATTTAGCATTAGGGTCAAACAATTTGAGTGGAGTTTTGAATTTAGACATGTTGTTAAGAGTTCAAAGTCGTTTAGTATCACTTGATGTTTCCTATAACAAGCAACTTATGGTACAGTCTACTAACGTTAGTTTTGTGAATAATAATCTTGTTCACATTGAAATGGGTTCTTGCACATTAGGAAAAGTTCCCTACTTTTTGAGATATCAGAAGAAGTTGGAGCATTTAGACCTTTCAAACACTCAAATTCAAGGGGGAATTCCCAAGTGGTTTTCTGAATTAAGTGCTTTGAATCACCTTAATCTTTCACATAACTCTTTGTCCTCCGGCATCGAGATTCTCCTCACTTTGCCAAATTTGGGAGatctctttcttgattctaacTTGTTCAAGCTTCCCTTTCCAATGTTGCcatcatctatcaaacaatttACAGCTTCAAATAATAGATTCAGTGGGAATATCCATCCTTCAATTTGCAAAGCCACCAACCTTACTTTCCTAGATTTGTCAAATAATAGCTTGAGTGGTGTAATCCCATCTTGTTTCTTCAACCTGACTTCTATTATATTGTtggaattgaaaagaaataACTTTTCTGGTTCTATTCCCATACCACCACCGTTGATTTTAGTTTACACTGCCTCAGAAAATCACTTCACTGGAGAAATCCCTTCTTCAATTTGCCATGCCAAATTCCTTGCTGTTCTTAGTTTATCCAATAATCACTTGAGTGGTACAATTCCACCATGTCTAGCAAACTTGAGTTCTCTTGTAGTGTTGGAGATGAAAAACAACCATTTTTCCGGCAGTGTTCCAATGCTTTTTCCAACTGGAAGTCAATTGAGAAGCCTCGATTTGAATGGTAACGAAATAGAAGGAGAATTGCCACCATCTTTGCTCAACTGTGAGAATCTTCGAGTCTTGGATCTTGGGAATAACAAGATAACAG GTGCGTTTCCCCATTGGCTAGAAGGGGCCTCAACTTTGCGAGTTCTTATTCTTCGATCCAATCGATTTTATGGTCAAATCAACAACTCCATGAACACAAACTCTTTCCCAAATCTACGTATCATTGATGTATCTCGCAATTATTTCAATGGGACACTTCCATCAAACTTGTTCAAAAACATGAGAGCCATGAAGGAAGTTGAAGTAGGAAACCAGAAACCCAATTCTCATTCCCTTGAATCTGACATATTGCCTTTCTACCAAGACTCAGTGGTGGTATCATTGAAAGGGTTTGATCTTAAGTTGGAAACAATTCTTTTGATATTCAAAGCTATTGATTTTTCAAGTAATGAGTTCTATGGAGAGATACCAGAGTCAGTTGGGATGCTCGTGTCATTAAAAGGTCTCAACTTTTCACACAATAAACTTACAGGTAAGATTCCTATAACTTTAGGGAAACTAAGCAATCTTGAATGGTTGGATCTTTCTTCACATGAATTATTGGGTAGAATTCCACCTCAGTTGGTTGCTCTTACATTTCTCTCTGTCTTGAACGTCTCACAAAATCATCTTTCTGGACCAATTCCTCAAGGCAAACAGTTTGCTACTTTTGAAAGTTCTTCATTTGTTGGAAATCTTGGCCTTTGTGGATTTCCTCTACCAAACTGTGACAAAGAAAATGCTCATAAATCTCAACCCCAACATGAAGAAAGTGATAGTTTGGGGAAAGGGTTTTGGTGGAAAGCTGTGTCGATGGGGTATGGATGTGGAATGGTAATTGGAATATTTGCTGGGTATATTGTTTTTAGAATTGGAAAACCTCTGTGGATTGTGAGAATGGTCGAAGGTAGAAGAACTTCAAAGAAACAAAGGTCAAAGAGAAGGAATTGTTGGCCTAAGAAGAGAAATGACTAA
- the LOC103498974 gene encoding B-box zinc finger protein 24-like isoform X3, whose product MRCNMLSILCLIWNQDKAAFIFCVEDRALFCQDCDEPIHSSGSLSANHQRFLATGIRVAMSSSCTKDVDKVKMEPPNPKNPQVPAKVPSQQVPNFTSSWAVDDFLHFSDLESSDKQKEQLEFGELEWLAEMGLFGEQVPQEALAAAEVPELPTSHSGNAIACRPTKSSTSYKKPRIEMVDDEEFFTVPDLG is encoded by the exons ATGAGATGTAATATGCTGAGTATTTTATGTCTCATCTGGAATCAGGACAAGGCAGCTTTCATTTTCTGTGTTGAAGACAGAGCACTCTTTTGTCAAGATTGTGATGAACCAATTCACTCAAGTGGTAGTCTTTCAGCAAACCACCAGAGGTTCCTAGCCACTGGAATCAGAGTGGCCATGAGCTCAAGCTGCACGAAGGACGTTGACAAGGTCAAGATGGAACCTCCAAATCCAAAGAACCCTCAGGTTCCTGCTAAAGTGCCTTCACAACAAGTTCCTAACTTCACGTCCTCATGGGCTGTTGATGACTTTCTCCACTTCTCTGATCTTGAGTCCTCCGATAAG CAGAAGGAACAACTAGAGTTTGGGGAATTAGAATGGCTAGCAGAAATGGGCCTCTTTGGCGAGCAAGTTCCTCAAGAAGCTTTAGCAGCTGCTGAAGTTCCTGAGCTTCCTACATCACACTCAGGTAATGCAATTGCCTGCAGACCAACGAAGTCAAGCACATCATACAAAAAGCCTAGGATTGAGATGGTCGACGACGAAGAGTTTTTTACGGTTCCTGATCTTGGATGA
- the LOC103498973 gene encoding RHOMBOID-like protein 13, producing MGRPLFYEILEKPATSGIIGICCAIWFYIQKKNIGYSHVGLSYETAMEGHHWRIITSAFSHISVIHLVFNMSALWSLGAVEQLGHIGLGVPYYLHYTLVLVILSGVLVLGMYHLLIQKFKLEYFRRVTAVGYSCVVFGWMTILSVRQPSSKLDLFGFLSLPISFAPFESLIFTSIIVPQASFLGHLSGIIVGYAIAWGLIHGMNNFWAISMLGWVVLVFIFSLKKSNTYNFDFLEIESVTDPSLPSVRFLSSGNGRTLQMNALPTGDVEIV from the coding sequence ATGGGGAGGCCTTTATTTTATGAGATTCTTGAAAAACCAGCCACAAGTGGGATTATAGGGATTTGCTGTGCTATATGGTTTTACATCCAGAAGAAAAACATTGGATATTCACATGTGGGGTTGAGTTATGAAACTGCCATGGAAGGCCACCATTGGAGGATAATAACTTCAGCCTTTTCCCATATTAGTGTTATTCATTTGGTTTTTAACATGAGTGCTCTTTGGAGTCTTGGGGCTGTAGAACAGCTGGGGCATATTGGCTTGGGTGTTCCTTATTATCTCCACTACACTCTTGTTTTGGTCATACTCTCTGGTGTGCTAGTTTTAGGAATGTACCATCTCTTGATTCAAAAGTTTAAGCTCGAATACTTTCGACGAGTTACCGCTGTTGGATATTCTTGTGTGGTTTTCGGGTGGATGACTATACTTTCTGTGAGGCAACCGTCCTCAAAATTGGACCTCTTTGGCTTCCTTTCCCTACCCATCAGTTTTGCACCATTTGAATCACTGATCTTTACTTCCATTATTGTACCACAAGCAAGTTTTCTTGGACATCTAtctggaataattgttggataTGCTATAGCTTGGGGTTTGATTCATGGAATGAATAACTTTTGGGCAATTTCCATGTTAGGATGGGTTGTTCTTGTCTTTATATTTAGCTTGAAGAAATCTAACACCTACAACTTCGATTTTCTAGAGATTGAATCCGTAACGGACCCTTCCTTGCCATCTgttcgatttctttcatctgGTAATGGTAGAACCTTGCAGATGAATGCATTGCCAACCGGAGATGTAGAGATTGTATGA
- the LOC103498974 gene encoding B-box zinc finger protein 24-like isoform X1, whose product MKIQCDVCEKAPATVICCADEAALCAKCDVEVHAANKLASKHQRLLLQCLSTKLPKCDICQDKAAFIFCVEDRALFCQDCDEPIHSSGSLSANHQRFLATGIRVAMSSSCTKDVDKVKMEPPNPKNPQVPAKVPSQQVPNFTSSWAVDDFLHFSDLESSDKQKEQLEFGELEWLAEMGLFGEQVPQEALAAAEVPELPTSHSGNAIACRPTKSSTSYKKPRIEMVDDEEFFTVPDLG is encoded by the exons ATGAAAATTCAGTGTGATGTTTGTGAGAAAGCTCCTGCTACTGTGATTTGTTGTGCGGATGAAGCTGCGCTTTGTGCGAAATGTGATGTTGAAGTTCATGCTGCCAATAAGCTTGCGAGTAAACACCAGAGGCTTCTTCTTCAGTGTCTTTCCACCAAGCTACCTAAATGCGATATATGCCAA GACAAGGCAGCTTTCATTTTCTGTGTTGAAGACAGAGCACTCTTTTGTCAAGATTGTGATGAACCAATTCACTCAAGTGGTAGTCTTTCAGCAAACCACCAGAGGTTCCTAGCCACTGGAATCAGAGTGGCCATGAGCTCAAGCTGCACGAAGGACGTTGACAAGGTCAAGATGGAACCTCCAAATCCAAAGAACCCTCAGGTTCCTGCTAAAGTGCCTTCACAACAAGTTCCTAACTTCACGTCCTCATGGGCTGTTGATGACTTTCTCCACTTCTCTGATCTTGAGTCCTCCGATAAG CAGAAGGAACAACTAGAGTTTGGGGAATTAGAATGGCTAGCAGAAATGGGCCTCTTTGGCGAGCAAGTTCCTCAAGAAGCTTTAGCAGCTGCTGAAGTTCCTGAGCTTCCTACATCACACTCAGGTAATGCAATTGCCTGCAGACCAACGAAGTCAAGCACATCATACAAAAAGCCTAGGATTGAGATGGTCGACGACGAAGAGTTTTTTACGGTTCCTGATCTTGGATGA
- the LOC103498974 gene encoding B-box zinc finger protein 24-like isoform X4, with amino-acid sequence MRCNMLSILCLIWNQDKAAFIFCVEDRALFCQDCDEPIHSSGSLSANHQRFLATGIRVAMSSSCTKDVDKVKMEPPNPKNPQVPAKVPSQQVPNFTSSWAVDDFLHFSDLESSDKKEQLEFGELEWLAEMGLFGEQVPQEALAAAEVPELPTSHSGNAIACRPTKSSTSYKKPRIEMVDDEEFFTVPDLG; translated from the exons ATGAGATGTAATATGCTGAGTATTTTATGTCTCATCTGGAATCAGGACAAGGCAGCTTTCATTTTCTGTGTTGAAGACAGAGCACTCTTTTGTCAAGATTGTGATGAACCAATTCACTCAAGTGGTAGTCTTTCAGCAAACCACCAGAGGTTCCTAGCCACTGGAATCAGAGTGGCCATGAGCTCAAGCTGCACGAAGGACGTTGACAAGGTCAAGATGGAACCTCCAAATCCAAAGAACCCTCAGGTTCCTGCTAAAGTGCCTTCACAACAAGTTCCTAACTTCACGTCCTCATGGGCTGTTGATGACTTTCTCCACTTCTCTGATCTTGAGTCCTCCGATAAG AAGGAACAACTAGAGTTTGGGGAATTAGAATGGCTAGCAGAAATGGGCCTCTTTGGCGAGCAAGTTCCTCAAGAAGCTTTAGCAGCTGCTGAAGTTCCTGAGCTTCCTACATCACACTCAGGTAATGCAATTGCCTGCAGACCAACGAAGTCAAGCACATCATACAAAAAGCCTAGGATTGAGATGGTCGACGACGAAGAGTTTTTTACGGTTCCTGATCTTGGATGA